A genomic segment from Comamonas terrigena NBRC 13299 encodes:
- a CDS encoding c-type cytochrome, which yields MPSVAPQPSPLSPLSPALSAPSPWAGQGAVPSLQASHVAACTACHGPQGRATPSGYFPRIAGKPEEYLYQQLLNFRDGRRSYPLMGHLLQHLDDGMLRGMARYFAALDVPYPPPEPPASTAARLVRGAQLVRQGDAARGIPACTQCHGAQLTGSLPAVPGLLGLSRDYLNSQLGAWRAGRRAARAPDCMAQVAKGLALEDVADLSAWLATQPVPVHSKPSASAAVRWPLPCGAAPQPGEGRP from the coding sequence ATGCCTTCTGTTGCGCCGCAGCCATCCCCTTTATCTCCGTTGTCGCCAGCTCTGTCAGCGCCTTCTCCCTGGGCAGGCCAGGGCGCCGTGCCCTCGCTGCAAGCCAGCCATGTGGCGGCCTGCACCGCCTGCCATGGGCCGCAGGGGCGGGCCACGCCGTCCGGTTACTTTCCACGCATTGCGGGCAAGCCCGAGGAATACCTCTACCAGCAACTGCTGAACTTCCGCGATGGCCGGCGCAGCTACCCCTTGATGGGCCATCTGCTGCAGCACCTGGATGACGGCATGCTGCGGGGCATGGCGCGTTATTTTGCGGCGCTGGATGTGCCGTATCCGCCGCCGGAGCCCCCGGCTTCCACGGCGGCCCGCCTGGTGCGTGGCGCACAGCTGGTGCGCCAGGGCGATGCCGCACGCGGCATTCCTGCCTGCACCCAATGCCATGGAGCGCAGCTGACGGGCAGTCTGCCGGCGGTGCCCGGGCTGCTGGGTCTCTCGCGCGACTATCTGAACAGCCAGCTGGGAGCCTGGCGTGCCGGGCGGCGCGCCGCCCGCGCGCCGGACTGCATGGCCCAGGTGGCCAAGGGGCTGGCGCTGGAGGATGTGGCCGATCTGAGCGCCTGGCTGGCCACACAGCCCGTGCCCGTGCACTCCAAGCCATCCGCCTCTGCGGCCGTGCGCTGGCCGCTGCCTTGCGGTGCGGCGCCGCAACCCGGGGAGGGGCGGCCATGA
- a CDS encoding lipocalin family protein, producing MLRLPDPLRQDPTEARGHLPVSQVLERNIPVLATLALTTVGAIAWYALRRPPIPPTAIPVSDFELGRYLGKWYEVARIDNRFEKGLQRTQAEYSRLPNGGIRVENRGYDPRKREWHIATGKAKTVLGPDVGALKVAFFGPFYDGYNVVALDPKYRWAMVVGSQLDRFWILSRTPFLPMGVEERLLRQAREMGVPVDRVIWVHQDGVNPTGSY from the coding sequence ATGCTCCGCCTCCCCGATCCGCTCCGCCAGGACCCCACAGAAGCACGCGGCCATCTGCCGGTTTCGCAGGTGCTGGAACGCAACATCCCCGTGCTGGCCACCCTGGCGCTGACCACCGTGGGCGCGATTGCCTGGTATGCGCTGCGCCGCCCGCCGATTCCCCCCACGGCCATACCGGTGTCCGACTTTGAACTAGGCCGCTACCTGGGCAAGTGGTACGAGGTCGCGCGCATCGACAACCGTTTTGAAAAAGGCCTGCAGCGCACCCAGGCCGAATACAGCCGCCTGCCCAATGGCGGTATCCGCGTGGAAAACCGCGGCTACGACCCACGCAAGCGCGAATGGCATATCGCCACCGGCAAAGCCAAGACCGTGCTGGGGCCGGATGTGGGTGCGTTGAAAGTGGCGTTTTTCGGGCCGTTCTACGACGGCTACAACGTGGTGGCGCTGGACCCCAAATACCGCTGGGCCATGGTGGTGGGCTCGCAGCTGGACCGCTTCTGGATTCTGTCGCGCACACCTTTTTTGCCCATGGGGGTGGAAGAGCGCCTGCTGCGCCAGGCGCGCGAGATGGGCGTACCGGTGGACCGCGTGATCTGGGTGCACCAGGACGGCGTCAACCCCACCGGCAGCTACTAG